The DNA window AACAGGCAGATTTAAGCACAGCAGATTTAAGCGGGGCGAATTTGATGGGCGCAGATTTAACCGAAGCCAATTTAGAAGGGGCAAATCTGCGCGGGGCAAATTTGAGCGGAGCCAATCTTATGAGAGCTAATCTTAAGGATGCAGATTTAAGCAATACCAATTTAAGGCGCTCTAATTTAAGTTATGCCCATTGTCTCGAAGCTAACCTGAGTGAAGCAGTTCTCATCAATGCCGTTTTGCATCATACAGAGTTGATTAACGCCCATCTCCATCGAGCCGATTTCAGGGAAGCCAATTTAAGTGCAGCCCATTTAGCAGGAGCCTATTTATGGGGGGCAAATTTCAAGGATGCAGATTTGTATCAAACAGATCTGAGATGGACTAATTTAAGTCGCGCTAATTTCATCGGCGTTCGGTTAAACGATGCCTATTTGCGCGGGGCTGTTTTGAATTCAACGCAGTTTGAGGGTAATGGGTAATGAGTAATATCACATACAGCACTTCGCGCTGTGATGGGGGGATGGGGGGAAAACAGCAGACTGGGTAGCACTTTGAGCCATTTTAGCTATGGTTCAAAACAGTCATTTATGTACCTCATAACAGCGAAAACTGCTATAAAATATTTTTAGTCACCATTTCCATTATGGCGCACTTTTTTCCTTTTGTCAACCCTTGACCGCAGAAATTTCCTCAATTATTTTCATCGTTTCCACCGACACCCGACAGACGCGCAAGAGCAAATCAACCACTGTTTCCTTATAGTCCATGAAGCGATAGGTATTGAACTTTTCCCGAATCGTAGCATCGCGGGGTTTCTTTTCCTTATA is part of the Roseofilum capinflatum BLCC-M114 genome and encodes:
- a CDS encoding pentapeptide repeat-containing protein gives rise to the protein MANSEHLAVLYRGIPTWHKWKRAYPEITPDLSETDLGGYRLPGIDLGGVDLRRANLGRMELEGANLHQASLSGAIASCALFKQACLTQSQAIGTQFQQADLSTADLSGANLMGADLTEANLEGANLRGANLSGANLMRANLKDADLSNTNLRRSNLSYAHCLEANLSEAVLINAVLHHTELINAHLHRADFREANLSAAHLAGAYLWGANFKDADLYQTDLRWTNLSRANFIGVRLNDAYLRGAVLNSTQFEGNG